In Holophagales bacterium, one DNA window encodes the following:
- a CDS encoding DEAD/DEAH box helicase family protein, whose product MFALKPYQERALAALTNYLREARHQGARRAFILRTDRPYLSVPDLPDLPYVCLRLPTGGGKTLLASYAVGLVTREFLAVEHAVCLWLVPSNAIREQTLAALRDRAHPYRQALEQVVSGPVRVVDLSEALYLQRAVLGGETVVIVATLAALRVQDVDGRKIYESSGALEHHFSGLGPEQTALLEREADGTHAFSLANVLRLRRPIVIMDEAHNARTPLSFATLARFAPSVVVEMTATPETTNRPDQGYFASNVLHHVSALELKVAEMVKLPIELVTHADWQEVLGDALAKRRELETLAAAEQAETGEHIRPILLLQAQPRSAQHESLTVEMLKGALIDQYRVPPEQIAVEAYQTHELDGVDLMSPACPIRVVLTVQKLREGWDCPWASVLCSVAEQSSATAVEQILGRILRLPRAQRKRQPQLNRAFAFVASPSFAEAARSLRDALVENGFQRLEAEDLVQAGATAQPQGELPLFRTWREPVPAPPRLESLAPALRERVRFEDDRSELVIEGSLAEAEERELLACADEPATKAAIRRLAARSRGETTEPARAPFAPLRVPRLAIELDGQVELFDEQHFLDEGWSLAGADPYLSETEFPTRRAPAEAGEIDIQEESGQAAVVFYNEDLERQLALLAPEPGWSEPGLANWIDRQLHHPDLGIHEVSEYLLRTLENLTRVRGLTIGDLARHRFRLRRAMERKLGELRDDARANCLQQCLFGSGGHRVRTTSEVEMVFDPDRYAPSWMCEGYSFRKHLFRRVGELKSEGEEFDCACTLDRAAGVETWVRNLAGPGRDREETSFWLQTPWGKFYPDFVARLTSGKVLVVEYKGEPWENLEAEQAKRRVGELWAERSGGSCVFVWVARRSWDVLLDAIRAATAAVGPASN is encoded by the coding sequence CTGTTCGCCCTCAAGCCCTACCAGGAGCGCGCTCTCGCTGCGCTGACGAACTACCTGCGAGAGGCGCGTCACCAGGGTGCTCGCCGCGCATTCATCCTGCGGACCGATCGGCCCTACCTCTCGGTGCCCGACCTGCCGGATCTTCCCTACGTCTGTCTGCGATTGCCGACCGGTGGTGGCAAGACGCTGCTCGCGAGCTACGCGGTCGGCTTGGTTACGCGGGAGTTTCTCGCGGTCGAGCACGCGGTCTGTCTCTGGCTGGTGCCTTCGAACGCCATCCGTGAACAGACTCTGGCGGCGCTCCGCGACCGCGCGCACCCCTATCGCCAAGCCCTCGAACAGGTAGTGTCGGGCCCCGTGCGTGTCGTTGACCTCTCCGAAGCGCTCTACCTTCAACGCGCGGTTCTCGGTGGCGAGACGGTGGTGATCGTCGCCACGCTTGCCGCTCTCCGCGTCCAGGACGTCGACGGCCGCAAGATCTACGAATCGTCGGGAGCGCTCGAACACCATTTTTCTGGGCTTGGACCCGAGCAGACGGCGCTGCTGGAACGCGAGGCGGACGGAACCCACGCCTTCTCGCTCGCCAACGTGCTTCGGCTGCGCCGCCCGATCGTCATCATGGACGAGGCGCACAACGCGCGGACTCCGCTCTCGTTCGCAACGCTGGCGCGGTTTGCGCCATCCGTCGTGGTCGAGATGACCGCCACACCCGAGACCACCAATCGTCCGGACCAGGGTTACTTCGCGAGCAACGTACTCCACCACGTCTCCGCCCTGGAGCTCAAGGTTGCAGAGATGGTCAAGCTGCCGATCGAGCTGGTCACGCATGCAGATTGGCAGGAGGTCTTGGGCGACGCCCTCGCGAAGCGGCGAGAGCTCGAGACCCTGGCTGCCGCCGAGCAGGCCGAGACCGGCGAGCACATCCGTCCGATCCTGCTGTTGCAGGCGCAGCCGCGAAGCGCGCAGCACGAGTCGTTGACGGTCGAGATGCTCAAGGGAGCACTGATCGATCAGTACCGCGTTCCACCGGAGCAGATCGCGGTGGAGGCCTACCAGACGCACGAGCTCGACGGCGTCGATTTGATGAGCCCTGCATGCCCGATACGGGTCGTGCTGACGGTGCAGAAGCTCCGCGAGGGGTGGGACTGCCCATGGGCCTCGGTGCTGTGCTCGGTAGCCGAGCAGTCCTCGGCGACGGCGGTCGAGCAGATCCTCGGCCGGATCCTTCGACTGCCCCGCGCGCAGCGAAAGCGGCAGCCGCAACTGAATCGAGCCTTCGCCTTCGTGGCCTCGCCGAGCTTCGCCGAGGCGGCGCGTTCGCTGCGCGACGCGCTGGTCGAGAACGGCTTTCAGCGGCTCGAGGCCGAAGACCTGGTGCAAGCGGGAGCTACGGCGCAACCCCAAGGTGAGCTTCCCTTGTTCAGGACCTGGCGAGAACCTGTTCCGGCCCCGCCGCGGCTCGAGAGCCTGGCTCCAGCCCTGCGCGAGCGTGTTCGGTTCGAGGACGATCGTTCCGAGCTGGTGATCGAGGGCTCTCTTGCCGAAGCCGAAGAGCGCGAGCTCTTGGCCTGCGCCGACGAGCCCGCAACGAAGGCGGCGATCCGGCGCCTGGCGGCGAGGTCCCGGGGCGAGACGACGGAGCCTGCGAGGGCGCCGTTCGCGCCGCTTCGCGTGCCCCGCCTGGCGATCGAGCTCGATGGCCAGGTCGAGTTGTTCGACGAACAGCACTTCCTCGACGAGGGCTGGTCGTTGGCGGGTGCGGACCCGTACCTGAGTGAAACGGAGTTCCCGACTCGGCGGGCTCCGGCCGAAGCGGGTGAGATCGACATCCAGGAGGAGTCGGGGCAGGCCGCGGTCGTCTTCTATAACGAGGACCTCGAGCGCCAGCTCGCCCTGCTTGCGCCGGAGCCGGGGTGGAGCGAACCCGGTCTCGCGAACTGGATCGACCGACAGCTTCACCATCCGGACTTGGGGATACACGAAGTTTCGGAGTACCTGCTCCGGACGCTCGAGAACCTGACACGGGTGCGAGGGCTCACGATCGGCGACCTCGCTCGACACCGATTCCGCCTTCGGCGAGCGATGGAGAGGAAACTCGGAGAGCTTCGCGACGATGCACGCGCCAACTGCTTGCAGCAGTGCCTCTTCGGGTCGGGTGGGCACCGAGTGCGAACGACGAGTGAGGTCGAGATGGTCTTCGACCCCGATCGCTATGCTCCGAGCTGGATGTGCGAGGGCTATTCGTTCAGGAAGCACCTGTTTCGACGAGTGGGCGAGTTGAAGTCGGAGGGTGAGGAGTTTGACTGTGCCTGCACCCTCGACCGTGCCGCGGGTGTGGAGACCTGGGTTCGGAACCTTGCCGGGCCGGGGCGCGACCGCGAGGAGACCTCCTTCTGGCTGCAGACTCCGTGGGGGAAGTTCTATCCGGACTTCGTGGCGCGTCTGACGAGCGGCAAAGTCCTGGTTGTCGAGTACAAGGGCGAGCCTTGGGAGAACCTCGAGGCAGAGCAGGCGAAGCGGCGCGTCGGTGAGCTGTGGGCGGAGAGAAGCGGGGGAAGCTGCGTGTTCGTGTGGGTCGCGCGGCGTTCGTGGGACGTCCTGCTCGATGCGATTCGAGCCGCGACGGCGGCTGTCGGGCCGGCGTCGAATTAG
- a CDS encoding site-specific DNA-methyltransferase produces the protein MPTLEWIGKRAVVNHHREIPFRLLKCDPELSVGDPESGNLLIEGDNLHALKALLPYYAGKVKCIYIDPPYNTGNEGWVYNDNVNSPEIRKWLGEVVGREAEDLSRHDKWLCMMYPRLALLWEFLTQDGALFVSVDDCEVQHLRSILDEIFGKKNFVATVIWQKVYSPKNSARHFSEDHDYLVVYAKDAERWAPNLLPRSEEQDRRYRNLDGDARGPWKTSDLSARNPYSRGTYPITCPSGRVVDGPPRGMYWRVSREEFDRLDRDNRIWWGRNRDSIPQIKRFLSEVKQGVVPQTLWRYEEVGHTQEAKQELLAICDFDDSASVFVTPKPTRLIRRIINIAGGDTALILDSFAGTGTTGQAVMQSNKTDNGVRRFILVELDQAICRGVARQRLKNVVDGYSSRRLGTGEGIQGLGGGFRYCRLGEALFDEAGRINERVTFPDLAAHVFFSETGTPISRRDSGCTPLLGVHQGRAIYLLFNGILGDLRPVGGNVLTRDVLAALPEHDGPRVIYGESSRLSRDRLAREGIVFKQVPYEIRVG, from the coding sequence ATGCCCACACTCGAATGGATCGGAAAGCGGGCGGTTGTCAACCACCACCGGGAGATCCCTTTCCGGCTGCTGAAATGCGACCCCGAGCTGTCGGTTGGCGACCCGGAGTCCGGGAATCTCCTCATCGAGGGTGACAATCTTCACGCGCTGAAGGCCTTGCTTCCCTACTACGCCGGCAAGGTCAAGTGCATCTACATCGACCCGCCCTACAACACGGGAAACGAGGGCTGGGTCTACAACGACAACGTCAACAGCCCCGAGATCCGCAAATGGCTCGGCGAAGTCGTCGGCCGCGAAGCCGAAGACCTCTCCCGCCACGACAAGTGGCTGTGCATGATGTACCCGCGGCTGGCGCTGCTGTGGGAGTTTCTGACTCAAGACGGAGCTCTCTTCGTCAGTGTTGATGACTGCGAGGTCCAGCACCTGCGCAGCATTCTCGACGAGATCTTCGGGAAGAAGAACTTCGTGGCAACTGTGATCTGGCAGAAGGTGTACTCGCCGAAGAACTCAGCCCGGCATTTCTCGGAAGATCACGACTATTTGGTGGTCTACGCCAAGGACGCTGAACGCTGGGCCCCGAATCTCCTGCCGCGAAGCGAGGAGCAAGATCGCCGGTACAGGAACCTCGATGGTGATGCTCGGGGGCCATGGAAGACGAGCGATCTTTCTGCCCGGAACCCGTACAGCCGGGGCACCTACCCGATCACCTGCCCATCCGGCCGAGTTGTCGACGGGCCACCGCGTGGCATGTACTGGCGAGTGTCACGAGAAGAGTTTGATCGGCTTGATCGAGACAACCGAATCTGGTGGGGAAGGAATCGCGATTCGATTCCGCAGATCAAGAGGTTTCTCAGCGAAGTGAAGCAAGGCGTCGTGCCTCAGACATTGTGGCGATACGAGGAGGTCGGACACACGCAAGAGGCCAAGCAAGAGTTGCTGGCGATTTGCGACTTCGATGACTCGGCATCGGTATTTGTGACTCCGAAGCCAACTCGACTGATCCGCCGCATTATCAATATCGCGGGGGGAGACACAGCCCTCATTCTCGATTCCTTCGCGGGGACTGGCACAACAGGCCAGGCCGTCATGCAGTCCAACAAGACCGACAATGGTGTACGACGGTTTATCTTGGTCGAACTTGACCAAGCAATATGCCGCGGAGTGGCGAGGCAGCGGCTGAAGAATGTCGTCGATGGGTACTCGAGTCGACGTCTTGGTACAGGAGAGGGGATTCAGGGTCTTGGTGGTGGATTTCGATACTGCCGCCTCGGCGAGGCACTATTCGACGAAGCTGGGCGAATCAACGAGCGCGTCACGTTTCCCGACCTGGCCGCACACGTGTTTTTCAGTGAGACGGGGACACCGATCTCCAGGCGAGACTCGGGCTGCACCCCTCTGCTCGGTGTGCACCAGGGGCGGGCGATCTACCTTCTGTTCAACGGCATTCTCGGTGACCTAAGGCCGGTTGGTGGCAATGTGCTGACTCGGGATGTGCTGGCGGCTCTCCCGGAGCACGATGGTCCGCGGGTAATCTATGGCGAGTCCAGCCGTCTTTCACGCGATCGCCTGGCGCGTGAGGGCATTGTCTTCAAACAGGTTCCCTACGAGATTCGCGTGGGCTGA
- a CDS encoding acyl-CoA carboxylase subunit beta: MRFEPRRRLSGRRRIRGGLVAVIETTLKRDALFDQRAAHWRGRVAALGEEASRLALGGGERALARQREQGKLSARERVAGLCDPDAPWLELGLWAAWGMYGEWGGAPGAGVVAGIGRIHGREVVVVADDPTVKAGAKFPLGIKKVLRAQEIALDNRLPIVYLVDSAGVFLPMQDEIFPDREHYGRIFYNNARLSAAGVFQMSAILGSCVAGGAYLPIMSDESHIVEGTGSIFLAGSHLVKAAIGEVIENEELGGAIVQCDISGVVDHRHPDDASCLAKMRSQFAQLAAGGRAPFARRESREPLYPAEELYGLLPIERNKPYDAHELIARLLDGSDFDEFKETYGQTLVCGTGWIDGWAVGVVANQRLIVHRKTGTKAGEKELQIGGVIYSDSADKAARFVEICNQKGIPLLFLQDVTGFMVGSRAERGGIIKDGAKLVNAVANSVVPKITLFVGNSYGAGNYAMCGKAYGARFHFAWPSASIAVMGGEQASRTLLGIQLKNRGADVSEDEKRELLSSIQARYEAAMDPRYAASRLWVDAIVDPLATRTAISRALACAACNPELPPFRTGVLQT; this comes from the coding sequence ATGCGATTCGAGCCGCGACGGCGGCTGTCGGGCCGGCGTCGAATTAGGGGAGGGCTCGTGGCCGTCATCGAAACCACGCTCAAGCGGGACGCGCTGTTCGATCAGCGGGCGGCGCACTGGCGCGGGCGGGTGGCCGCGCTGGGTGAGGAGGCGTCACGGCTCGCCCTCGGTGGCGGCGAGAGGGCGCTCGCGCGGCAGCGCGAACAGGGCAAGCTCTCGGCGCGCGAACGTGTCGCCGGGCTCTGCGATCCGGATGCACCCTGGCTCGAGCTCGGGCTCTGGGCGGCGTGGGGAATGTACGGCGAGTGGGGCGGCGCACCCGGGGCGGGTGTGGTCGCCGGCATCGGTCGGATCCACGGCCGCGAGGTGGTCGTCGTCGCCGACGATCCGACGGTGAAGGCCGGGGCGAAGTTCCCGCTCGGCATCAAGAAGGTGCTGCGCGCCCAGGAGATCGCCCTCGACAACCGCCTGCCGATCGTCTACCTCGTCGACTCGGCCGGCGTCTTCCTGCCGATGCAGGACGAGATCTTCCCTGACCGCGAGCACTACGGCCGGATCTTCTACAACAACGCGCGACTCTCGGCCGCCGGCGTCTTCCAGATGTCGGCGATCCTCGGCTCCTGCGTCGCCGGCGGCGCCTATCTGCCGATCATGAGCGACGAGTCGCACATCGTCGAAGGCACCGGCTCGATCTTCCTCGCCGGCTCGCATCTGGTGAAGGCGGCGATCGGCGAGGTGATCGAGAACGAGGAGCTCGGCGGCGCCATCGTGCAGTGCGACATCTCGGGCGTCGTCGACCACCGCCATCCCGACGACGCCTCCTGCCTCGCCAAGATGCGCAGCCAGTTCGCGCAGCTCGCCGCGGGGGGGCGCGCGCCGTTCGCGCGGCGCGAGAGCCGCGAGCCGCTCTATCCGGCCGAGGAGCTCTACGGGCTCCTGCCGATCGAGCGCAACAAGCCGTACGACGCTCACGAATTGATCGCCCGTCTGCTCGACGGGAGCGACTTCGACGAGTTCAAGGAGACCTACGGGCAGACGCTGGTCTGCGGCACCGGCTGGATCGACGGCTGGGCGGTCGGCGTGGTGGCGAATCAGCGGCTGATCGTCCACCGCAAGACGGGCACCAAGGCGGGCGAGAAGGAGCTGCAGATCGGCGGGGTGATCTACAGCGACTCGGCCGACAAGGCGGCGCGCTTCGTCGAGATCTGCAACCAGAAGGGGATCCCGCTGCTCTTCCTGCAGGACGTCACCGGCTTCATGGTCGGCTCGCGCGCCGAGCGCGGCGGGATCATCAAGGACGGCGCGAAGCTGGTCAACGCGGTGGCCAACTCGGTCGTCCCGAAGATCACCCTCTTCGTCGGCAACTCCTACGGCGCCGGCAACTACGCGATGTGCGGCAAGGCCTATGGCGCACGCTTCCACTTCGCCTGGCCGAGCGCCTCGATCGCGGTGATGGGCGGCGAGCAGGCGAGCCGCACGCTGCTCGGCATCCAGCTCAAGAACCGCGGCGCCGACGTGTCGGAAGACGAGAAGCGCGAGCTGCTCTCCTCGATCCAGGCGCGCTACGAAGCGGCGATGGACCCGCGCTACGCAGCCTCGCGTCTCTGGGTCGACGCGATCGTCGACCCGCTCGCCACCCGCACGGCGATCTCTCGCGCCCTCGCCTGCGCGGCGTGCAACCCGGAGCTGCCGCCGTTTCGCACCGGGGTGTTGCAGACCTGA
- a CDS encoding type II toxin-antitoxin system Phd/YefM family antitoxin, whose translation MVDVHPQYLEKDGEKQFVVLPYFEFRAIEERLDELEDLVALFRAREENQGKRSYSIDEVREELGLPRSEG comes from the coding sequence ATGGTCGACGTTCATCCTCAATACCTCGAGAAAGACGGTGAGAAGCAGTTCGTCGTGCTTCCCTATTTCGAGTTCCGCGCCATCGAGGAGCGGCTCGATGAGCTCGAAGATCTTGTCGCTCTCTTCCGCGCCCGCGAAGAGAATCAGGGGAAGCGGTCGTACTCCATCGACGAAGTGCGCGAGGAGCTCGGACTCCCGCGCTCGGAAGGCTGA
- a CDS encoding DUF1801 domain-containing protein, which produces MKTDDQIGQYLAAQPEPKRRDLAELHRIVLELMPGCKLWYLDGKDESGKVVSNPNIGYGSRTSRNADGKSREFYQVGISANTTGISVYILGISDKKYLSQTFGESIGKAKVTGYCIKFRKLGEVNVEVLKEAIRRGFASPSEVSTSPADNEGK; this is translated from the coding sequence ATGAAGACCGACGACCAGATTGGACAGTACCTGGCTGCGCAGCCGGAGCCCAAGCGACGCGACTTGGCGGAGCTGCACCGCATCGTTCTCGAGCTGATGCCGGGGTGCAAGCTGTGGTACCTCGACGGCAAGGACGAAAGCGGCAAGGTGGTGTCGAATCCGAACATCGGCTATGGAAGCCGGACTTCGAGGAATGCCGACGGAAAGAGCCGCGAGTTCTACCAGGTCGGGATCAGCGCGAACACGACGGGGATCTCCGTCTACATCCTCGGGATCAGCGACAAGAAGTACCTCAGCCAGACCTTCGGAGAGAGCATCGGCAAGGCGAAGGTCACGGGGTACTGCATCAAGTTCCGGAAGCTCGGAGAGGTGAACGTCGAGGTGCTGAAAGAGGCGATCCGACGGGGATTCGCGAGTCCGTCGGAGGTGAGCACGAGCCCGGCGGACAACGAAGGGAAGTGA
- a CDS encoding protein kinase, whose product MTDRRRLDDLLDRALDLPAEERSAFLDRSCHDTAERDAVARLLAASGPSDASLASGTVEPLAPRLWEELAEPGGGALPAGTRLGAYRVLGEIGRGGMAVVHLAERADGQYEQRVALKILQRPASDANAVARFERERRILASLEHPGIARILDGGIAPDGRPWFAMEHVDGARIDAWCDERRLDLAGRLRLFADVARAVAAAHRQLVVHRDIKPSNILVSPEGRPKLLDFGIAKLLESDPTDAAAASDELTHAAIPLALTAPMTPSYASPEQVAGAPVTTASDVYQLGLLLYELLTGERAFPGERSTPESLRRRAEGPEPTRPSAAVSSNPDGEQARRRGCTSPRELRRRLAGDLDTIVTTALRPLAERRYESAATMAADVERFLAGRPILARPDTLTYRTRKFVGRHRWAVGVATVAAVALVALATVDAARLRSERDAAEREAQKARQVSRFLADLFEASDPFTAKRVAGRTALELLDDGARRVEEGGALAGEPEVRAALLDTLGEVYGGLGLSDQALRANAQALALRRERLGAAHPETLESRLAEVSLTRGAGKLDEARDLARALLPELESALGPHDWRVAELKMQLTLAILEKGSLDEAKDLIASAVSIEESQRPPDPARLSRLLGVQSSVSSRKGDAELAVAEGRRAIELQRRLDPENPRIASILGGLAGDLQNLGRATEARDALLEAERILLARTGIEHPLALRLSIRIANLAILLGDPAAGLARLDAHLPIAERVLGAKSHWIGYGRMRRAMALVDLGRPDEALAEAARGRDATVAALGEAAPLAIDANRRLAGIQKDTGHFAEARVTLLHTLELAEQKLPAGNTVTPTTLHELADVELALGDAAAAEQAITRALARQSALWPDGHVDLARAYASQAEILARRGDAAGARAALRRALEMAGRVEGVTPALRERLAEIERRLPR is encoded by the coding sequence TTGACCGACCGTCGACGGCTCGACGACCTGCTCGACCGCGCACTCGATCTTCCCGCCGAGGAGCGCAGCGCGTTTCTCGACCGCAGCTGCCACGACACGGCCGAGCGCGACGCGGTGGCGCGGCTGCTCGCCGCGAGCGGCCCGAGTGACGCCAGCCTGGCGAGCGGAACCGTCGAGCCGCTCGCCCCCCGGCTCTGGGAGGAGCTCGCCGAGCCGGGGGGCGGAGCGCTTCCGGCGGGGACGCGTCTCGGGGCCTACCGCGTGCTCGGCGAGATCGGCCGCGGCGGCATGGCGGTCGTCCACCTCGCCGAGCGCGCCGATGGCCAGTACGAGCAGCGCGTCGCCCTGAAGATCCTCCAGCGGCCGGCCTCCGATGCGAACGCCGTCGCCCGCTTCGAGCGCGAGCGACGGATCCTCGCCAGCCTCGAGCACCCCGGCATCGCCCGCATCCTCGACGGCGGCATCGCCCCCGACGGTCGCCCCTGGTTCGCCATGGAGCATGTCGACGGGGCGCGCATCGACGCCTGGTGCGACGAACGGCGGCTCGATCTCGCGGGCCGCCTGCGGCTCTTCGCCGACGTGGCGCGCGCCGTCGCCGCGGCGCATCGCCAGCTCGTCGTGCATCGCGACATCAAGCCCTCGAACATCCTCGTCTCGCCGGAGGGCCGCCCCAAGCTCCTCGACTTCGGCATCGCCAAGCTCCTCGAAAGCGACCCCACCGACGCCGCGGCCGCCTCCGACGAGCTGACTCACGCGGCGATCCCGCTGGCGCTGACGGCACCGATGACCCCGAGCTACGCCAGCCCCGAGCAGGTCGCCGGCGCGCCGGTCACCACTGCCTCCGACGTCTACCAGCTCGGCCTGCTGCTCTACGAGCTGCTCACCGGCGAACGCGCCTTCCCCGGCGAGCGCTCGACGCCGGAGTCGCTGCGCCGCCGCGCCGAAGGGCCCGAGCCGACCCGGCCGAGCGCCGCGGTCTCCTCGAACCCGGACGGCGAGCAGGCGCGGCGGCGCGGCTGCACCTCGCCACGCGAGCTGCGGCGCCGACTTGCCGGCGACCTCGACACGATCGTCACCACGGCCCTGCGTCCGCTCGCCGAGCGGCGCTACGAATCGGCAGCGACGATGGCCGCCGACGTCGAGCGCTTCCTCGCCGGCCGGCCGATCCTCGCCCGCCCCGACACGCTCACCTATCGGACGCGCAAGTTCGTCGGCCGCCATCGCTGGGCGGTCGGCGTGGCCACGGTCGCCGCGGTCGCGCTCGTCGCGCTCGCCACCGTCGACGCCGCACGCCTGCGCAGCGAGCGCGACGCTGCCGAGCGCGAGGCGCAGAAGGCGCGGCAGGTGTCGCGCTTCCTCGCCGACCTCTTCGAGGCGAGCGACCCGTTCACCGCCAAGCGGGTCGCCGGACGCACCGCTCTCGAGCTGCTCGACGACGGAGCGAGGCGCGTCGAGGAGGGCGGCGCGCTCGCCGGCGAGCCGGAGGTGCGGGCGGCGCTGCTCGACACCCTCGGCGAGGTCTACGGCGGGCTCGGCCTGTCGGACCAGGCGCTGCGCGCCAACGCGCAGGCGCTCGCGCTGCGCCGGGAGCGACTCGGCGCGGCGCATCCCGAAACGCTCGAGAGCCGCCTCGCCGAGGTCTCGCTGACCCGCGGCGCGGGGAAGCTCGACGAGGCGCGCGACCTCGCCCGCGCCCTGCTTCCCGAGCTGGAGTCCGCCCTCGGCCCGCACGACTGGCGCGTCGCCGAGCTGAAGATGCAGCTCACCCTGGCGATTCTCGAGAAGGGCAGCCTCGACGAAGCGAAGGACCTGATCGCAAGCGCCGTGTCGATCGAAGAGAGCCAGCGGCCCCCCGATCCGGCGCGGCTCTCGCGCCTCCTCGGCGTGCAGTCGTCGGTTTCGAGCCGCAAGGGCGACGCCGAGCTCGCCGTCGCCGAGGGACGCCGGGCGATCGAGCTGCAACGCCGTCTCGACCCGGAGAACCCGCGAATCGCCAGCATCCTCGGCGGACTCGCCGGCGACCTGCAGAACCTCGGCCGCGCGACCGAGGCGCGCGACGCCCTGCTCGAGGCCGAACGGATCCTGCTCGCCCGCACCGGCATCGAGCACCCGCTCGCGCTTCGCCTCTCGATCCGCATCGCCAACCTCGCCATCCTCCTCGGCGACCCGGCAGCGGGCCTCGCCCGCCTCGACGCCCACCTGCCGATCGCCGAACGCGTGCTCGGGGCGAAGAGTCACTGGATCGGCTACGGCAGGATGCGCCGCGCGATGGCGCTCGTCGACCTCGGTCGGCCCGACGAGGCGCTCGCGGAGGCGGCTCGAGGGCGCGACGCCACGGTCGCCGCGCTCGGCGAAGCGGCGCCGCTCGCCATCGACGCCAACCGCCGTCTGGCCGGCATCCAGAAGGACACCGGGCACTTCGCCGAAGCGCGCGTCACGCTCCTGCACACGCTCGAGCTCGCCGAGCAGAAGCTCCCCGCCGGCAACACCGTGACACCCACCACGCTCCACGAGCTCGCCGACGTCGAGTTGGCGCTCGGCGACGCGGCGGCGGCCGAGCAGGCGATCACGCGGGCGCTCGCCCGGCAGTCCGCTCTCTGGCCGGACGGCCACGTCGACCTCGCGCGCGCCTACGCCTCGCAGGCGGAGATCCTTGCTCGTCGCGGTGATGCCGCCGGTGCCCGCGCCGCGCTCAGGCGCGCGCTCGAGATGGCAGGGCGCGTCGAGGGCGTCACGCCAGCGCTGCGGGAACGCCTCGCCGAGATCGAGAGGCGCCTGCCGCGCTAG
- a CDS encoding sigma-70 family RNA polymerase sigma factor yields the protein MERSDEMLELLHASAKGDRAAFDALLPLLYPELRRIAHRQLARVRAGETWNTTALVHEAYLKLAGHPGGYADLPHFYAVSARAMRHLLVDFARRRTAAKRGGPQMPETLDESLVGAAAEAERVLAVEQALSRLAELDPRLVQVVECRVFAGYTEEETAAALELSLRSVQRYWQRARAWLAEEMRP from the coding sequence ATGGAACGCAGCGACGAGATGCTCGAGCTCCTGCACGCCTCGGCCAAAGGCGATCGAGCGGCCTTCGACGCGCTGCTGCCGTTGCTCTACCCGGAGCTGCGCCGGATCGCCCACCGCCAGCTCGCGCGGGTGCGCGCCGGCGAGACGTGGAACACCACGGCGCTCGTCCACGAGGCCTACCTCAAGCTCGCCGGGCACCCGGGCGGCTACGCCGACCTGCCGCACTTCTACGCCGTCAGCGCGCGCGCCATGCGCCATCTGTTGGTCGACTTCGCCCGCCGCCGCACGGCCGCCAAGCGGGGCGGACCGCAGATGCCGGAGACGCTCGACGAGAGCCTCGTCGGCGCCGCGGCCGAAGCCGAGCGCGTCCTGGCGGTCGAGCAGGCGCTTTCGCGTTTGGCTGAATTGGACCCCCGTCTCGTCCAGGTGGTCGAGTGCCGGGTCTTCGCCGGCTACACCGAGGAGGAGACGGCTGCCGCGCTCGAGCTCTCGCTGCGCTCGGTGCAGCGCTACTGGCAGCGAGCGCGCGCCTGGCTCGCCGAGGAGATGCGACCTTGA
- a CDS encoding type II toxin-antitoxin system RelE/ParE family toxin: protein MRYRVEILSTARRDLRDLPLRDAERVLARLEQLREGFAGDVRKLQGFTVGYRLRVGDYRVLFDLDGDRILVLRIRNRREAYER, encoded by the coding sequence ATGCGCTATCGGGTCGAGATCCTGTCAACAGCCCGGCGCGATCTCCGCGACCTTCCTCTGCGCGACGCCGAGCGGGTCCTCGCCCGGCTGGAGCAGCTGAGGGAGGGCTTTGCCGGCGATGTTCGGAAGCTCCAGGGTTTCACGGTCGGGTATCGGCTGCGGGTCGGGGACTATCGGGTACTATTCGATCTCGACGGCGACAGGATTCTGGTTCTGAGGATTCGAAACCGCCGGGAAGCCTATGAACGGTAG